The Christiangramia flava JLT2011 genome has a segment encoding these proteins:
- a CDS encoding class I SAM-dependent methyltransferase, protein MYENTYPEKRFNKTLAFLQKHIPQPAKILDLGVSNPFSEIMKAEGYEVQNTTGEDLDDDFHAVQTGEYDVVTAFEIFEHLLAPYNILKEIQAEKLVTSIPLKLWFSPAYRSKSDKWDRHYHEFEDWQFNWLLEKSGWQIKDSIKWAHPVKKLGIRPILRNFTPRYYAVYAEKI, encoded by the coding sequence ATGTACGAAAATACCTATCCGGAAAAGCGCTTCAACAAAACGCTGGCATTTTTACAAAAACATATTCCGCAGCCGGCTAAAATCCTGGATCTTGGCGTGAGCAATCCGTTTTCCGAGATCATGAAGGCCGAAGGTTATGAGGTGCAGAATACTACCGGAGAAGATCTGGACGATGATTTTCATGCGGTACAAACCGGTGAATACGATGTGGTAACCGCTTTTGAAATCTTTGAACATCTACTGGCTCCCTATAATATTCTGAAGGAAATACAGGCTGAAAAACTCGTAACATCGATCCCGCTGAAATTGTGGTTTTCGCCTGCCTACCGAAGCAAAAGCGATAAGTGGGACCGGCATTATCATGAATTTGAAGACTGGCAATTCAACTGGCTTCTGGAAAAAAGCGGCTGGCAGATTAAAGATTCGATCAAATGGGCACACCCTGTAAAAAAACTGGGAATTCGGCCCATCCTTCGGAATTTTACTCCGCGATACTACGCTGTTTACGCCGAAAAGATTTGA